CTTGCTATTACATTGCGTTGCTCTCTGCAGCAACTTTCACTTTTGATTTCGTCCCCACGTGACTTCGAGGAACTCGAGTAGGTTACAAAAGGTAATCAATTCGTCGTGATATTTGACTGTAGGAAACAGTATCAGTCCGTATTTTCTCAGGCCGATTCGGTAAGTTAACATTACTTGCAACTGACCATGAATTAATCTGTCTACTTGCAACTGACCATGAATTAATCTGTCATATAGAAAGTAACATGATCGCAATAATAATTGTTAGACTTCTACGCAGATAATGAGTGACTCTGACGCCGTCAAGCCGCTTGTGAATGGAAAGGTAGCGTAAAATCATGTAGGCCAATTGGACAATAATTTCCTTTGACTATTATTTTTTTTCGAAATACATGAAATATCTTTTTATAAATAGATGGATAACATCGATGATGAAGAACAGAAACTGTCTGTAGCCAAGGAAGAGCTGAATAAATTGACGGTAGGCCTATTTGCAGAGTTTAGCTATTTATCTGTCAGATTAAtgtttttttacataaatatttATTTCCTATTATTATGCAGAAACAACTTGAGAAGGCAGAGGACGAAAAATCTAGGCTGCAGTTGGCAAAACTGAGCGCAGAAGATTCAAAGAAAGAGGCTTCAAAAAATGTGATGGTCCTTCAACAACAGGGGAAGCAACGTCAGGAGGAGTTCTCTAAAACTGTGAAAGGGATACAGGTAGTCATTTACTTGCCCGTGGCGCTTTTTAAAATAACATTCACCCAATGGATATTTATATTACATTTACTACTGTAGTTTTATCTGTATAGTCACTCAGATATTGAGGCTGTGGTGGATGAATCAAATATGTTTTTCAAATGTAACCACTTGCATGGTATTGTTACACAGAATGATATCTCGATGCTTGAGAAGGGTAACAAAGATCTGATGGAGAAACTGAAGAAAAGCCAGGCTAAGCTACAGGCTAAGAAGAGCGAGTCTGCTACACTTCAGCAGAGGTTTAAGGTAGGTAATGTAACAACAGATGTTAAATATGAATTTCAAATATTTTGAGAGGACTAAAAAGAAAGCAATTCTGGCATGGACAACACTCACACTCTACTGCTGGTTCCAGATCTATGTCCAGATCCCTGAAAAGAAGGTGAAGTTCACCCATAAGGTGGAGGACAGCGATGACAGCGGTCAACACATCAAGGGGGTGTTTACCATTGCCCAGAGACCATCAGTGCTCCTGAAGGGGGGGCAGGCTCTCATCACTtttgaggaggagaaaggtacaGGAAACAGGACGTCCATCTTTGTGGCTTCATAaagacagtgcacattaatctaCATAACTCATCATTATGTTGAACGTGAGGCATTATGTTGAATGTGAGGCATTATGTTGAATGTGAGGCATTATGTTGAATGTGAGGCATTATGTTGAATGTGAGGCATTATGTTGAATGTGAGGCATTATGTTGAATGTGAGGCATTATGTTGAATGTGAGGCATTATGTTCCATGTGAGGCATTATGTTGAATGTGAGGCATTATGTTCCATGTGAGGCATTATGTTGAATGTGTTATATTGGGattatccttccctctctctcagtggcTGCCCAGATCCTGAAGATGGCCAAGTGTACTGTGTCCTGTGATAAAGACAAGGTGCATGTGAAGCCCAAAAGCCTTACACTGGACCCCTTTGTCAAGTTTGAGGTACACCATTTCACACAATGAATGTGTCAAGTTAAATTAAGTACTTTGAAGACATTAAAGATAACCGCCTCCAGCCGATAATGATTTAGTTTACTATGGAGTCTGTTTTCTAGAATAGAGTCATCTTATTTACTGCAACGTGTAAAGGTGTGTTCCAATCAACTTTGAGTAAGGGATTCTTTCAAAAAAAACTATACCATTCAATTGATACAATGGTGTCTATAATGACTTGTTGATATTGTTGATGATTCACTGCTGTGCTATTGCCCAGGTGACACACCTGTAACCAAGTTATGTGGCTGTTGCTGTGCAGGTACACCTTGATGTCTCCACAAAGACACTCAGCTTCTCCAATGTTCCGTTCACCCTGACAGAGGAACGAATGAGAGACCGTCTGGAGATCAGCTTCTCCAAGCCCAGtcgagggggaggagaggtgcaGAGGGTGGACTATGACAAGCACACTGGGAAAGGACAAATCACCTTCCTCAACTCTGGAGGTACAGTACATctattatgtgtgtgtatgtgtgtttgtttgccagTGTCAGAACATGATTTGTTTTATTGGAAAGTGCCGTATTCAATATGTTTAATCATAGAAGAGTTCATATTTTAAATACTTGTGTCTACTTTTCTAGTTGCAGAGAGGCTGGCCCTGAAAAGGAAGTATGTCGTGGATATGGACCGTGAGGTGAATGTGAAAGTTGACCTTGTTTACAACTACAAGCTGAAGAAGTTTCAGGTGAGATTAAAACAGTCGCTCATCTTTTTCTCTGTCATTTGTTTACATACAGTTCCTAAGCATTGCCCTGTTGTGACTTCCCAATCGGATCAAAGGTGTCTGGACTTTGACTGTATCAAGTATGTTGGGTTTTCCAAGTCAGGAGCCGCAGCTTGCTCTATTAGGTTATTTAGTTTCTactagagctgggacgataaaccaAAATGATCAACACATTTCTCTAGCCTATACTAGAGagatgtgaagtttgaaatgcaATAAGTTTTCcaatatgggtgattgttaaaTGGGacaaactagtagtagtagtaaactcagcaaaaaaagaaacgtcctctcactgtcaactgtttattttcagcaaacttaacatgtgtaaatatttgtatgaacataacaagattcaacaactgagacataaactgaacaagttctacagacctgtgactaacagaaatggaataatgtgtccctgaacaaagagtgTAGCcaacagctgcattaagtactgcagtgcatctcctcctcatagactgcaccagatttgccagttcttactgtgaggtgttacccctctcttccaccaaggcacctgcaagttcctggacatttcttgggagaatggccctagccctcaccctctgatccaacaggtcccagacgtgctcaatgggcttgagatccgggctcttcgctggccatgacagaacactgacattcctgtcttgcaggaaatcatgcacaaaacgagcagtatggctggtggcattgtcatgctggagggtcatgtcaggatgagcctgcaggaagggtaccacatgagggaggaggatgtcttccctgtaacacacagcattgagattgcctgcaatgacagcaagctcagtccgatgatgctgtgacacaccgccccagaccatgattgaccctccacctccaaatcgatcccgctccagagtacaggcctcggtgtaacgctcattccttcaacgataaacgcgaatccgaccatcatccctggtgtgacaaaaccgtgactcgtcagagaagagccctttttgccagtcctgtctggtctagcGACAGTGGGTtggtgcccataggcgacgttgttgccggtgatatctggtgaggacctgccttacaacaggcctacaagccctcagtccagcctctctcagcctattgcagacagtctgagcactgatggagggattgtgcgttcctggtgtaactcgggcagttgctgttgccatcctgtacctgttccgcaggtgtgatgttcggatgtaccgatcctgtgcaggtgttgttacacgtggtctgccactacgaggacgatcagctgtccgtcctgtctccctgtattgctgtcttaggtgtctcacagtacggacattgcaatttattgccctggccacttctgcagtcctcatgcctccttgcagcatgcgtAAGGCaggttcacacagatgagcagggaccctggggatcttcttttggtgtttttcagagtcagtagaaaggcctctttagtgtcctaagttttcataactgtgaccttaattgcctactgtctgtaagctgttagtgtcttaacgaccattccacagatgcaagttcattaattgtttatggttcattgaacatgcatgggaaacagcgtttaaaccctttacaatgaagatctgtgaagttatttggatttctacgaattatctttgaaagacagggtcctgaaaaagggacgtttctttttttgctgagtttttaaAGGATAATTAAACACAAACTGTAGTTCATTGTTATAAACATATCGTTCTATTTATAGTTATCAGATCAACTCTGATAACTATCAGAATAGTACAGCCATATCACCCAGCTCTAGTCTCTACTGGAGCAGAACTTTGACATGTGCCTGTGTGCTACTCTTGTGACAGACTGCTAACATATGTGTTCACAAATGAACAGGATGTTTCTTTACCAACGTTTTTCTGCTGTCTTGTTTCAGATGTTATGTGTAGAGTTGACTGACACATGCATATCAACTGAGAGTTTTTTACTTGAACCTTTGTTGCAGACGTTCTGCGGCACTCCGACGCGCACCATCCTCCTGTGCGGGATTACAGACTTCCAGGATGAGGAGGACCTGCAGGATCACCTGGAGATTCACTTCCAGAAGCCCAGTAACTATGGAGGGGAGGTGGAGTGCATCAAGTATGTTTCCGGGGGCAACGAGGTCAAGGCCTTCTTCACTGAGGACATGGCTGAGATGGAGGCTTAACATTAACAAACGGCCATCCTCTTACGATACATCTATGCTCATGTTTCTCAGTACTTAGTTGGTACCACATGAATGAACCTTAGTGATGATGTATTCATCCGCATTTACCATAATCTATACCCCACTGACATGCAGCACTATATTATACCAAAACTGATCTGTAAGTCTTGGGGAATTAGTTATGTCAACTTTGTATACTGACAAAGTTTAACAAGGCCTTAAAACGTGCATGATAATGCCTTGTGCAGTGCCTTAAGTTTAGAATAATATTGATTAGAAGGATCTTTATAGTTATATAGTCAAACTCTATTAGAAGGGGACAAATGAAAATGCACAGTAGTTGTAGtatttttgtgcttatggacaattttttggatcttttatttcagctcatgaaacatgagacgaCCACTTTCCATGTtgtgttgatatttttgttcagtgtacaactCAACTGTAAATAAAGACTGCTGAAGGCCACCAGATGGCAGTGTTTTATCATTATTCCCAACTTAATCAAGTACTCCAACACACTTAGCAATTTGGTTTACGCATCCTAAACTTTACTTGAATGGTAATCAGGTAATTAAGCTATTTGTTACGTCAGTGTAGAGGGGCTACGAACACCCCGTAATGCTGATCAATTGATAGGAAATGCAATGCAAAGCacaggtcacttagaaatgtccttgtttttgaaagaaaagctacacttttgtccattaaaataacatcaaattgatacagtgtagacattgttaatgttgtaaattgctattatagctggaaacagcagattttgtatggaatatctacatagacgtacagaggcccattatcaccaaccatcactcctgtgttctaatggcacattgtgttagctaatccaagtctataattttaaaaggctaattgatcattagaaaacaattatgttagcacagtggaaaactgttgacctgattaaagaagcaataaaactgtcctttagactagttgagtatcgggagcatcagcatttgtgggttcgattacagcctcaaaatggataaacaaaggactttcttctgaaactcgtcagtctattcttgttctgagaaatgaaggctattccatgtgagaaattgccaagaaactgaagatctcgtacaacgctgtggactactcccttcacagaagagagcaaactggctctaaccagaatagaaagaggagttggaggccccagtatacaactgagcaagaggacaagtacattaaagtgtctagtttgaaaaaatagatgcctcacaagtcctcaactggcgactccgggatgctggccttctaggcagagttcctctgtccagtgtctgtgttcttttgcccatcttaatcttttatttttactggccagtctgagatatggctttttctttgcaactttgccttgtaggccagcatcccagagtcacctcttcactgttgacattgagactggtgttttgcgggtcctatttaatgaagctgcaatttgaggacatgtgaggaatctatttctcaaactagacactttaatgtaCTTGTCACACTTCCAGACAAACACATTCTTTGCCCACTTtaaggataatacagtgccactgtcgCGTCCCGCTAATAACGACTgtgccctcccctctccttctccttggctgacgtgagtaaaacatttaaatgtgttaacccttgcaaggctgctggcccaaaCGGCATCCCTAGCCTCGTCCTCagggcatgtgcagaccagcttgCTGGTGTGTttccggacatattcaatcactccctatcccagtatcttgtccccacatgcttcaagatggctaccattgttcctgtacccaagaaggcaaagataactgaactaaattacttccgccccgtagcactcacttctgtcatcatgaaatgctttgagagactagtcaaggatcatatcaactCCACCTTACCGAccacccacttcagtttgcataccgccccaacaggtccacagactatgcaatcgccatcacactacacactgccctatccaatctggacaaaaggaatacctatgtaagaatgctgttcattgactacagctcagcattcagcaccatagtaccctccaagctcatcaagcTGTAAGGCCTGCCTCAACTCCGcactgtgcaattgggtcctggacttccggaaaggccgcccctaggtggtgaaggtaggaaacaacatctccacttcgctgaccctcaacactggggccccacaagggtgcgtgctctgccccctcctgtactccctgttcacccacaactgtgtggccatgcacgcctccaactcaatcatcaagtttgcagatgacacaacagtagtgggcttgattaccaacaacgatgacagcctacagggaggaggtaagggcactcagagtgtggtgtcaggaaaacaacctcttgctcaacatcaacaaaggagctgatcgtggacttcaggaaacagcagagggagaatcCCCCTAACCACATCAaagagacagcagtggagaagatggaacgttttaagttcttcggcgtacagatcacagacaaactgaaatggtccacccacacagacagtgtggtgaagaaggcacaacagcgcctcttcaacctcaggaggctgaagaaatttggcttgtcacccaaaaccctgacaaacctttacagatgcacaatcgagagcatcctgtcgggctgtatcaccgcctggtatggcaactgcacatccctcaaccacaaggctctccagaggtttgtgcggtctgcacaacgcatcaccgggggcaaactacctgccatccatgacacatacagcacctgatgtcacaggaaggccaaaaagatcatcaaggacatcaaccacccaagccactgcctgttcaccccgctaccatccagaaggtgaggtcagtacagatgcatcaaagctgggatggagagactgaaaaacagcttcgatctcaatcattaactcagagaggctgctgcctacattgagactggccactttaagaaatgggtcactagtcactttatacaatggcactctaaataatgccacttttataatgtttacatatcttatattactcatatcacatgtatatactgtattttatacagcACCTTGCCTATACTGCTCGGCCATCGTTCATCCATATATGTacattctcattcacccctttagatttgtgtgtattaggtagtcgttggggaattgttagtttacttgttagatattactacactgtcggatctagaagcacaagcatttcgctacactcacattaacatctgctaaccatgtgtatgtgacaaatacaatttgatttgatttgtacgcctatgtagatattccattaagaatcagccgtttccagctacaatagtcatttacaacattaacaatgtctacactgtatttctgatcaatttgatgtcattttaaacaaggacatttctaactgatcccaaacatttgaacggtagtgtatatactttAATGaagcattttctaaattcaaaacGTAGCCCCTGCAACTGCACAGACATTTTGAGACTCCTGTTTCCACGAATTGAAGACGAAGATAGTATCACCAATACCAGGTCAGTTGAAAAATATCAGCCAACGTTTTGCATAGTCACACCTGTGACTACCAGTGCAATGGTACATATTTGTGCGATTAAATCACACTATCGGGTGTTACAGTATGTAGCTATGCCTCCCTCTGGCTCCCCTCCGCCtgcctcccctaaccctcctggcTCTTCTCTCCTACAGCTCCTAATTGGTTGAAATGTGTCTGCTTGTTGCTATAGCCCTGCGTCCTATACAGTATGGTTCATGTTGCATGCCAGTGTTAGTGAGTTAATGTCACAGTAGGCACATTTTTCCAAATCTCCCTAGGTGATATTTTGGGGGACAGGAAGGATATAATCTCTCCAGGTGAGATCTTGGAGGACAGGAAGGATGTAATCTCTCCAGGTGAAATCTCGGTGGATAGGAAGGTTATAATCTCTCCAGGTGATATCTCAGAGAATAGGAAGGTTATAATCTCTCCGGGTGATATCTCAGAGGATAGGAAGGATGTAATCTCTCCGGGTGATATCTCAGAGGATAGGAAGGATGTAATCTCTCCGGGTGATATCTCAGAGGATAGGAAGGATGTAATCTCTCCGGGTGATATCTCAGAGGATAGGAAGGATGTAATCTCTCCGGGTGATATCTCAGAGGATAGGAAGGATGTAATCTCTCCGGGTGATATCTCAGAGGATAGGAAGGATGTAATCTCTCCGGGTGATATCTCAGAGGATAGGAAGGATGTAATCTCTCCAGGTGATATCTTGGAAGATAGGATGAGTGAGTGACATTTTTATTATTCTCTTTTCCCACATTTTTCCCATTTGACCTCTTAACACACAGGGTAAGACAGAGGCTGAAAAGAGTGTAAAACAGGAAGAGAAATTGAGCGAGAGGGGTAGAAATATGGTGACTTAATTGAAGTTCTTCCAAACAACCCATCATCACCCCTGATTCGATTCCCTGTGTTTGAGTTGTAAGGGATATTCCTCATTAAAATGTTTGCTGGCGTCCGTCACTGTTCCCACTTCATTCATTTTGCCAAGACACAAGCCGCTGGCACCCTGAATGGAACAAAAATAAGCCAAACAAATTTCCTGCCGTTAATTATTTAACCTTCACTCAAAAGGGATGAATGCCTCCCCATAGTGAATAATGCATGACTGAATGGTCTGCTGGGCCAATTCAGCTGGCCCGGCCCGCTGATGCAAAACCAGTTACTGGCCAATTTGATGCATATTGCTTTGGGGTCCGGGGACTGATGAGGATCAAAAAACAGGATTAAACCAGATCTTCTTCTCCACCAGTGTCATGGCAACATATTGGCCGCCCTAAGATAGGGATCTGATCTAGCTCCCTCGGCTCAGACTGTCTTGTTCTTTACCTTCCAAATGAGCTGACGGATGCAGGGAGAATGGGCGAGTGactgagggggagatgggggcCCGCTCTAAGATGTCGGAGCAGTGCACTCTGGGAGTATGGCAGACGGGTGTTGATTGAATGACTAGAGAACACAAACGTGCTGGGGTCAGCTACTAACTTCTCTTAGGTCACAGACAGTGGTTTAACTGAACATCGGATCATGGATTTATGATCCTTTGCAGGTCAGTCACCACGCTGGACGCAGGAGATGGACTCTTGACGACAGATGGTGACAGAGGACTAACAACCCTGACCTTCACAGAGCTGTAGGTGACATCCATTCCTCTGTGACAACACTCACATTCATCCATTCCATATCTATCTTCTCTGTCTCGTTTGTCTGGCTCTGTGTCACACAGTGTGCAGACTATTCATTGCAGTGAGATACCTACTGGTAGGTgaacaaacagaggagagaaaaagctCCAACTAACAAGCGACAAACATAAGCTGTGTGTATCTGCGACACACTAAAGACTTAAGTGTCATCTGATAAATGTACCGTGAATCTATTAATCCTATCTGGTAAAACTTTTCCCCTTTGAAAATGTTGAGAGACAAGGTTGCCATAGAAACAAGCTATACAGACTGTGGGGGAGAGGTTTGGGGGTGGAATACTTTACAACTTCAATACCTTTTAAGGAGCGCAACAACAAAAGAGGACAATTTATGCATACAAGTGCGCTAACCGGGTCtcttctaccttccctctctctattatTGCTCTCTGGGATCTGTTCATTAATCATAAGGCCTTTTTTAATACACATCTGTCCATCTGTTTTATGTCCATATCGTAGGACCAAGGCTACAGTCAGACTAATAGGAAGAGCTGAGTTTAGAtagcagtctctctctgtctctctctcgctctctctcttcctctctctttctgtctctctctcttcctcttcctctctctttctgtctctctctctctctctctcttcctctctctcttcctcttcctctctctcttcctctctctttctgtatagATCGATTCCACACCAGCGGAGGGGGAGAATATTTTTGCTGTCtgagattgttctggcaattctcacgtAAACTTCATTGAGAGGAAGGatgtttgacatgctttttacatttgtatcacaaaccatttttGAGAAAGTTgtgatgaaagtggccattttaggccctttttagacctgtacatgcctcctgtaaga
This portion of the Oncorhynchus tshawytscha isolate Ot180627B linkage group LG26, Otsh_v2.0, whole genome shotgun sequence genome encodes:
- the nmi gene encoding N-myc-interactor isoform X1 translates to MSDSDAVKPLVNGKMDNIDDEEQKLSVAKEELNKLTKQLEKAEDEKSRLQLAKLSAEDSKKEASKNVMVLQQQGKQRQEEFSKTVKGIQNDISMLEKGNKDLMEKLKKSQAKLQAKKSESATLQQRFKIYVQIPEKKVKFTHKVEDSDDSGQHIKGVFTIAQRPSVLLKGGQALITFEEEKVAAQILKMAKCTVSCDKDKVHVKPKSLTLDPFVKFEVHLDVSTKTLSFSNVPFTLTEERMRDRLEISFSKPSRGGGEVQRVDYDKHTGKGQITFLNSGVAERLALKRKYVVDMDREVNVKVDLVYNYKLKKFQTFCGTPTRTILLCGITDFQDEEDLQDHLEIHFQKPSNYGGEVECIKYVSGGNEVKAFFTEDMAEMEA
- the nmi gene encoding N-myc-interactor isoform X2, translating into MDNIDDEEQKLSVAKEELNKLTKQLEKAEDEKSRLQLAKLSAEDSKKEASKNVMVLQQQGKQRQEEFSKTVKGIQNDISMLEKGNKDLMEKLKKSQAKLQAKKSESATLQQRFKIYVQIPEKKVKFTHKVEDSDDSGQHIKGVFTIAQRPSVLLKGGQALITFEEEKVAAQILKMAKCTVSCDKDKVHVKPKSLTLDPFVKFEVHLDVSTKTLSFSNVPFTLTEERMRDRLEISFSKPSRGGGEVQRVDYDKHTGKGQITFLNSGVAERLALKRKYVVDMDREVNVKVDLVYNYKLKKFQTFCGTPTRTILLCGITDFQDEEDLQDHLEIHFQKPSNYGGEVECIKYVSGGNEVKAFFTEDMAEMEA